From one Lotus japonicus ecotype B-129 chromosome 3, LjGifu_v1.2 genomic stretch:
- the LOC130743591 gene encoding probable endo-1,3(4)-beta-glucanase AFLA_105200, which yields MNFTNAELLKARERKMARFSPKFNNEGDGKKQGGAENQAEGAQAPKRRKLVKVPSAAGSSNPDAQPTTAAAPKGKKVAKASTATATESTTVPVPNSATAGAATAVAAKSTTVGATAVPAGATTTSGDQSPAADTTANISQPSAVEKLVAVNATKAAASSGAPAGEKEKENETPKSPLRQDAPPSPPPTNDGRQMPSPPHQEERSSLDAATTSEAARIEQFTAAAAEAERLRAENAKHQEDTTG from the exons atgaacttcaccaacgccgagctctTGAAAGCTCGTGAGAGGAAAATGGCTCGCTTTTCTCCAAAGTTCAACAACGAGGGCGATGGGAAGAAAcagggcggtgctgagaaccaagccgagggcGCCCAAGCCCCCAAAAGGAGGAAATTGGTCAAAGTCCCCTCTGCCGCCGGCTCCTCCAACCCCGACGCTCAGCCCACTACTGccgctgcgcctaaaggcaaaaaggTTGCTAAAGCCTCCACCGCCACGGCCACCGAGTCCACCACAGTTCCAGTCCCCAATTCCGCTACCGCGGGCGCGGCCACCGCAGTCgccgccaagtccactactGTAGGCGCCACAGCCGTCCCCGCCGGTGCCACAACAACCTCTGGTGATCAGTCACCAGCCGCTGACACAACCGCCAACATTTCTCAACCCTCAGCTGTTGAGAAACTTGTTGCCGTCAATGCCACAAAAGCTGCCGCTTCCTCCGGTGCCCCtgctggggagaaagaaaaagagaatgaaACCCCCAAGTCTCCCCTCCGCCAagacgcacctcctagcccgcccccaaCGAACGATGGGCGCCAAATGCCTTCCCCACCTCATCAAGAGGAAAGATCCTCTCTTGACGCTGCCACTACTTCGGAAGCAGCCCGGATTGAGCAA ttcaccgccgccgccgctgaAGCTGAGAGGTTGAGGGCTGAGAACGCCAAGCACCAGGAAGACACCACCGGCTAG